One region of Sporohalobacter salinus genomic DNA includes:
- a CDS encoding amidohydrolase family protein → MIIDVHTHLWPPDQTPKEMISYFKKREFGTEISNILSGEGLLSYMKKANIERSIVAPLAFHADADNKELKQYNLYVKEEVKKANEKLIGLCMINPYEGEESIELLRKYIEDWDFQGLKLHPSIQEFYPNNEEIFPIYETMQEYKLPILFHSGSIGIKPFKNKFSRPYLLDDVACEFSELPIILGHSGRIWYEETAMLLRKHENIYADISTNIGRLESNISAPMEWMLSKIKIWSGNLDKVFFGSDYPFYFQEKTLDVLNKAKKGSNLSSHYDDLITKKDIKKITTKNYYEFCKKYDL, encoded by the coding sequence ATGATTATTGATGTTCATACTCACTTATGGCCTCCAGATCAAACTCCTAAAGAAATGATATCTTATTTTAAAAAAAGAGAATTTGGAACTGAAATTTCAAATATTTTATCAGGAGAAGGCCTTCTGTCATATATGAAAAAAGCTAATATTGAACGAAGTATTGTAGCACCATTGGCGTTTCATGCAGATGCTGATAACAAAGAATTAAAGCAATATAATCTTTATGTAAAAGAAGAGGTTAAAAAAGCTAATGAGAAATTAATTGGTTTATGTATGATTAATCCTTATGAAGGTGAAGAATCAATAGAACTATTAAGGAAATATATTGAAGACTGGGATTTTCAAGGACTAAAACTTCATCCTTCAATACAGGAATTTTATCCAAATAATGAAGAAATCTTTCCTATATATGAAACTATGCAAGAGTACAAACTACCGATATTATTTCATAGTGGTAGTATTGGCATAAAGCCCTTCAAAAACAAATTTAGTAGGCCGTATTTATTAGATGATGTTGCCTGTGAATTTTCTGAATTGCCTATTATACTAGGACACAGTGGTCGGATTTGGTATGAAGAGACTGCAATGCTTCTCAGAAAGCATGAGAATATTTATGCAGATATTAGTACTAATATAGGTCGGTTGGAAAGTAATATATCTGCTCCTATGGAGTGGATGTTATCTAAAATAAAGATTTGGTCCGGTAATCTTGATAAAGTTTTTTTTGGTTCTGACTATCCTTTTTATTTTCAAGAAAAAACATTAGATGTTTTGAATAAAGCAAAGAAGGGATCTAATTTGTCTTCACATTATGATGATTTAATTACTAAAAAAGATATAAAAAAAATTACTACTAAAAATTATTATGAATTTTGTAAAAAATATGATCTATAA
- a CDS encoding RuBisCO large subunit C-terminal-like domain-containing protein yields MNKKEVFSLTEEVNSKDYVIATYYIELPVEEDIVNKASSFAEGQTIGTWLPVAGINNEMREKHMGKVVNIFDIPPYELSTQVNTEYRYYLIQLAFPTINFESQFPMFLTTLLGNDASTSAQVKLVDLQLPESFIGGFNGPNFGIEGVRELVGVKKRPLILNMIKPCTGLDPETGAQIFYKTALGGVDLIKDDELLGNPSFNRVSERVKAYKKAAERAYEETGKKTLYVVNVTDRADKILENARKAVELGVSAIMVNFATVGYSLLHTLAQEINIPIIGHYAGVGTYCEGVKSGMSSPLAVGKLARLAGADIVVINTPYGNYPLRHQKYIKTINFLTLPFYQVKSVFPAVGGGVHPGMVKKFISDFGRDIVLAVGGAIHGHPEGATSGSKAMRQAVGAVMNDISLKEAAQQNKELRIALKHWGISD; encoded by the coding sequence ATGAATAAAAAAGAAGTATTTAGTTTAACTGAGGAAGTAAATTCAAAGGATTATGTAATAGCCACATATTATATTGAACTTCCTGTAGAGGAAGATATTGTTAATAAAGCTTCTTCTTTTGCAGAAGGCCAGACAATAGGGACTTGGCTTCCTGTTGCTGGGATTAATAATGAAATGAGAGAAAAACATATGGGAAAAGTAGTTAACATTTTTGATATACCTCCTTACGAATTATCAACGCAGGTTAATACAGAGTATAGGTATTACCTAATACAATTAGCATTTCCCACAATTAATTTTGAATCGCAATTTCCTATGTTTTTAACTACACTATTAGGCAATGATGCTTCTACTTCTGCTCAGGTTAAATTGGTTGATCTTCAGCTTCCTGAAAGTTTTATCGGAGGTTTCAATGGACCTAATTTTGGTATAGAAGGAGTAAGGGAACTAGTAGGAGTAAAAAAGAGACCGTTAATATTAAATATGATTAAACCTTGTACAGGGCTTGATCCTGAGACTGGAGCTCAAATATTTTACAAAACTGCTCTTGGTGGTGTTGATCTTATAAAAGATGATGAACTTTTAGGTAATCCAAGTTTTAATAGAGTTAGTGAACGTGTTAAAGCTTATAAAAAAGCAGCAGAGAGGGCTTATGAAGAGACTGGCAAAAAAACTCTTTATGTTGTAAATGTTACCGATAGAGCTGATAAGATTCTTGAAAATGCAAGAAAAGCGGTTGAGTTGGGTGTATCTGCAATTATGGTTAATTTTGCTACAGTAGGTTATAGTCTCCTTCATACTTTAGCTCAAGAAATCAATATTCCTATAATCGGTCACTATGCTGGAGTAGGTACGTATTGTGAAGGGGTTAAAAGCGGAATGAGTTCTCCATTGGCTGTAGGTAAGTTAGCTCGTTTGGCAGGTGCTGATATTGTAGTTATTAATACTCCCTATGGAAATTATCCTTTACGGCATCAAAAGTATATAAAAACTATAAATTTTCTTACCTTACCATTTTATCAGGTTAAATCAGTATTTCCTGCAGTTGGAGGGGGAGTACATCCTGGAATGGTTAAAAAGTTTATTTCAGATTTTGGTCGAGATATTGTATTGGCTGTTGGAGGTGCTATTCATGGTCATCCAGAAGGAGCAACTTCTGGTTCAAAAGCCATGCGTCAAGCAGTTGGGGCGGTAATGAATGATATTTCTTTAAAGGAAGCGGCACAACAAAATAAAGAATTAAGAATTGCTTTGAAGCATTGGGGGATAAGTGATTAA
- a CDS encoding DeoR/GlpR family DNA-binding transcription regulator — MLSSARQDKILNILKEKKQVTTQELKKLLNVTGTTIRKDFKKLEKEGFLKRVHGGAVLPRSSNEPQEKADYLDFHYRSEKNIKEKKIIGQEAAKLIKERQSIFLDASSTILYFLSFLKEKNLTIITNGLYTALKTKEFKNCNVILLGGIVRSNSGAIEGLLGKEMLTKTNADIMFTSAHGFTLQDGLTDFNFYEAQLKEKMLSKSKKLVALLDHTKIGQVSATQFASIEEIDVLITDDKTPEKKIKEIRNAGIEVKVAK, encoded by the coding sequence ATGTTATCATCAGCAAGACAAGATAAAATTTTAAATATACTAAAAGAAAAAAAACAAGTAACTACTCAAGAACTAAAAAAACTACTTAATGTCACTGGAACTACAATCAGAAAAGACTTTAAAAAGTTAGAAAAAGAAGGATTTTTAAAACGAGTTCACGGAGGTGCAGTACTTCCTAGATCTTCAAACGAACCACAAGAAAAAGCTGATTATCTTGATTTTCACTATAGAAGCGAAAAAAATATAAAAGAAAAGAAAATAATTGGACAAGAAGCAGCTAAATTAATTAAAGAACGACAATCAATCTTTTTAGATGCCAGTTCTACTATTTTATATTTCCTTTCTTTCTTAAAAGAAAAGAATCTAACTATTATTACTAATGGTCTATATACCGCTTTGAAAACAAAAGAATTTAAAAATTGTAATGTTATTTTATTAGGTGGAATAGTAAGATCTAATTCTGGAGCTATAGAAGGGTTACTAGGAAAAGAAATGTTGACTAAAACTAATGCAGATATAATGTTTACCTCAGCCCATGGTTTCACATTACAAGACGGGCTAACAGATTTTAATTTTTATGAAGCTCAACTAAAAGAAAAAATGTTATCGAAATCAAAAAAGCTAGTTGCTTTACTTGATCATACAAAAATTGGTCAAGTCTCAGCTACTCAATTTGCCAGCATAGAAGAAATAGACGTCTTAATTACAGATGATAAAACTCCTGAGAAAAAAATTAAAGAAATAAGAAATGCAGGTATAGAAGTAAAAGTTGCCAAATAA
- a CDS encoding RpiB/LacA/LacB family sugar-phosphate isomerase: MSVIKDKEYVIGCDRAGVELKRIIKDLLDKEGVEYEDVGVDSEDISIVYPKIAKRVVDQIKKSDYEKEGILICGTGIGMAISANKFSGIYAARCHDCYSAERARLSNDTNVITMGSRVIGSVLAQKVVQEWLSLEFQSTERSMPKINKIKSYEKENFTK; encoded by the coding sequence ATGTCGGTGATAAAAGACAAAGAATATGTGATTGGCTGTGATAGAGCTGGAGTAGAATTAAAAAGAATAATTAAGGATTTGCTTGATAAAGAAGGGGTGGAATATGAGGATGTAGGTGTCGATAGTGAAGATATTAGCATTGTTTATCCTAAAATTGCCAAAAGAGTAGTGGATCAAATTAAAAAAAGTGATTATGAAAAAGAAGGCATTTTAATCTGTGGAACTGGAATCGGTATGGCGATTTCTGCTAATAAGTTTTCTGGAATTTATGCTGCTCGATGTCATGACTGTTATTCTGCAGAGAGAGCTAGATTGAGTAATGATACAAATGTGATTACTATGGGATCTCGGGTGATAGGTTCAGTATTAGCTCAAAAAGTAGTACAAGAATGGTTAAGTCTAGAATTTCAATCTACTGAACGTTCAATGCCTAAAATAAATAAGATTAAATCATATGAAAAAGAAAATTTTACAAAATAA
- the fsa gene encoding fructose-6-phosphate aldolase: MKFFIDTANLKQIEKAANLGVIDGVTTNPSLVAKEGDVDFHTRIKEICKLVDGPVSAEVISLEADGMIEEARELADLAPNVVVKIPMTEEGLKAVKVLEDEGINTNVTLVFSANQALLAAKAGATFISPFVGRLDDRAHEGMKLIKEINQILENYNLDSEIITASVRSPKHVKKAALIGADIATIPFKIVQKMSKHPLTDIGIERFLDDWKKAQG, encoded by the coding sequence GTGAAATTTTTTATTGATACTGCAAATTTAAAGCAGATTGAGAAGGCAGCTAACTTAGGTGTTATTGATGGAGTTACTACTAATCCTAGTTTAGTAGCTAAAGAAGGAGATGTTGATTTTCATACTAGAATTAAAGAAATCTGTAAATTAGTTGATGGTCCGGTTAGTGCTGAGGTAATTAGTTTGGAAGCAGATGGAATGATTGAAGAAGCTAGAGAGTTAGCAGATTTAGCTCCTAATGTGGTAGTTAAGATTCCAATGACAGAAGAAGGATTAAAAGCGGTTAAAGTACTAGAAGATGAAGGTATTAATACTAATGTAACATTAGTATTTTCAGCTAACCAAGCTTTATTGGCGGCTAAAGCTGGAGCAACTTTTATTAGTCCTTTTGTAGGGCGGTTAGATGATAGAGCTCATGAAGGTATGAAATTAATAAAAGAAATTAATCAAATTTTAGAAAATTATAATTTAGATAGTGAAATTATAACAGCTAGTGTTAGAAGTCCAAAACATGTTAAGAAAGCTGCATTAATAGGAGCAGATATTGCTACAATTCCATTTAAAATTGTTCAGAAAATGTCAAAACATCCTTTAACTGATATTGGAATTGAAAGATTTCTAGATGATTGGAAAAAGGCTCAAGGATAG
- the tkt gene encoding transketolase: MLKKVANIVRGLSVDAVERADSGHPGMAVGCADIGALLYGESMNYDPDQPDWPNRDRFILSAGHGSMLLYSLLHLSGYDVSLEDLKNFRQLNSKTPGHPEYEETPGIETTTGPLGQGFANAVGMAVSERMLAERYNTTEYEIVDHYTYTLLGDGCMMEGITSEAASLAGHLGLNKLIAIYDNNNISIEGNTEITFTESVSDRFKAYDWHVIDGIDGHNIEDIKEAITEAKEITDRPTLIIANTHIACGAPTKQDSSSAHGAPLGGEEVKGLKENFGLPIDKEFYISEDVKEFFDTRREELKELRKEWEDKFAKWSEANPELKEKWDQAYNLELPQDLEEAVAELELDSPRATRKASGPTLRKIADKVPYLVGGSADLAPSNKTYLDKYSEIQAGEFSGRNFRFGVREHAMGAIANGISLHGGLRPYTATFLVFSDYMRSAIRMSALMEQPIIYIFTHDSIYIGEDGPTHQPVEQLESLRLIPNLKVLRPADEEETKLAWLEAMKRKAGPTALVFTRQDLPHIEKENGIEEFDKGGYIVKDAFKPEVVLLASGSEVSLATEIAGKLDVETRVVSVPDRNKFMTQEMGYIEKILGTDTFRVAIEAGVGQGWYQLLGKDDHVVSVENFGASGPGEKVAREYGFDSDKIIKNINKQLSEEDLL, translated from the coding sequence ATGCTAAAAAAAGTAGCCAATATAGTTAGAGGGCTGTCTGTTGACGCAGTAGAAAGGGCAGATTCAGGACATCCAGGAATGGCAGTAGGATGTGCAGATATAGGAGCATTACTTTATGGAGAAAGTATGAATTATGATCCTGATCAACCTGATTGGCCTAATCGAGATAGGTTTATTTTGTCTGCTGGACACGGTTCTATGTTGCTATATTCATTATTACATTTATCAGGTTATGATGTTTCTTTAGAAGATTTAAAGAATTTTCGGCAGTTAAATTCTAAAACGCCAGGACATCCTGAATATGAAGAGACTCCTGGAATAGAAACGACCACTGGACCATTAGGGCAAGGTTTTGCTAACGCAGTAGGAATGGCTGTGAGTGAGAGAATGTTAGCAGAAAGATATAATACAACAGAATATGAGATTGTAGATCATTATACTTATACTTTGCTAGGTGATGGCTGTATGATGGAAGGAATAACATCTGAAGCAGCTTCTCTAGCAGGACATCTAGGATTAAATAAATTAATTGCAATTTATGATAATAATAATATTTCAATTGAAGGTAATACAGAGATTACTTTTACGGAATCCGTATCAGATAGATTTAAAGCCTATGATTGGCATGTAATTGATGGAATTGACGGTCATAATATTGAAGATATAAAAGAAGCAATTACAGAAGCTAAAGAGATTACAGATAGACCAACATTAATTATTGCAAATACTCATATTGCTTGTGGAGCTCCTACTAAACAAGATAGTAGTTCAGCTCATGGAGCGCCTTTAGGTGGGGAAGAAGTAAAAGGATTAAAAGAAAATTTTGGCTTACCAATTGATAAAGAATTTTATATTTCGGAGGATGTTAAAGAATTTTTTGATACTAGACGAGAAGAATTAAAAGAATTGAGAAAAGAGTGGGAGGATAAGTTTGCTAAGTGGTCTGAAGCTAATCCTGAGTTAAAAGAGAAATGGGATCAAGCTTATAATTTAGAATTACCCCAGGATTTAGAAGAAGCAGTAGCAGAGTTAGAATTGGATTCTCCAAGAGCTACTAGAAAAGCTTCAGGGCCAACTTTAAGAAAAATTGCTGATAAGGTTCCTTATTTAGTAGGAGGTTCGGCAGATTTAGCTCCTTCTAATAAGACTTATTTAGATAAGTATAGCGAAATTCAAGCAGGGGAATTTAGTGGACGTAATTTTAGGTTTGGAGTACGAGAGCATGCTATGGGAGCAATTGCAAATGGAATTTCATTACATGGAGGCTTAAGACCATATACGGCTACCTTTCTTGTTTTTTCTGATTATATGCGTTCAGCAATTAGAATGTCAGCTTTAATGGAACAGCCAATTATTTATATCTTTACTCATGATTCAATTTATATTGGAGAAGATGGCCCAACTCATCAGCCAGTAGAACAGTTGGAATCATTGCGTTTGATTCCAAATTTAAAAGTACTTAGACCTGCTGATGAAGAAGAAACAAAGTTAGCTTGGCTTGAAGCGATGAAGAGAAAAGCTGGCCCCACTGCCCTTGTTTTTACTAGACAAGATTTGCCACATATTGAAAAAGAAAATGGAATAGAAGAATTTGATAAAGGTGGTTATATAGTTAAAGATGCATTTAAGCCAGAAGTTGTATTATTAGCTAGTGGAAGTGAAGTGTCACTAGCCACAGAGATAGCAGGAAAATTAGATGTAGAAACAAGAGTAGTTTCAGTTCCTGATCGAAACAAATTTATGACTCAAGAGATGGGTTATATTGAAAAAATATTGGGAACGGATACTTTTCGGGTAGCAATTGAAGCAGGAGTTGGTCAAGGTTGGTATCAATTATTAGGAAAAGATGATCATGTAGTAAGTGTAGAAAACTTTGGTGCTAGTGGTCCAGGAGAAAAGGTTGCTAGAGAATATGGATTTGACAGTGATAAAATTATAAAAAATATTAATAAGCAGTTATCGGAGGAGGACTTACTGTAG
- a CDS encoding ATP-binding protein: MTRNLNLKTKILLGYMITIMIIIGVTSWAIYNFISLNESINDIMVENYRSVIAAEGMMEALERQDSAELIFVFGQRKKALDIFQQNQMQFMKHLSRAEDNITISKEKEILSNLNQQYQNYLEMFLTLRKKSDQAKFKEIQNFYLKKIMPQFEKIKTETRDLLLVNQNHMKTAQERANDNAIKAVYSTVIFSLIAIVLAIAFGIYIANLIIKPIKGLTATVKEIAAGNLDHEIKVDTKDEIGQLAHEFNSMTKRLKEFEEMNVGKVIEEKNKSEAIVKSISNPLLVTDEENKVQLINPKAEKLFDLNEDNVMDTHFLESIEEDKIFDLITETLDSGEEQIGKNNEVIKFNLDSNERYFRINTTPVNDRAGNINLIVTLLEDITHLKEVDQMKSEFVSMVSHEFRTPLTSMNMGINMLLEENIGEVNEEQKELLEVAREDCEHLNNLVDDLLDLSKIESGEIDLEFNVVEVKRIFEASSQPFITQAEEQGVDLITADTNNLKVYADFNKITWVITNLIGNALRYTEKGDRIKLSADKKGHKVHISVSDTGAGIPKEYRHKIFDKFVRVGDDRDEETGTGLGLAISKEIIEAHGGRIWVESEVGKGSTFTFTLKLPR, translated from the coding sequence ATGACTAGAAATTTAAATTTAAAAACAAAGATATTATTAGGATATATGATAACAATTATGATTATAATTGGGGTAACAAGCTGGGCAATTTATAATTTTATATCATTAAATGAATCTATTAATGATATTATGGTGGAGAATTATCGTAGTGTTATTGCTGCAGAAGGAATGATGGAAGCTTTAGAAAGACAGGATAGTGCTGAATTGATTTTTGTTTTCGGTCAACGAAAGAAAGCTTTAGATATATTTCAACAGAATCAGATGCAGTTTATGAAGCATTTATCGCGAGCTGAGGATAATATTACAATTTCTAAAGAAAAAGAGATACTTTCTAATCTCAATCAGCAATATCAAAATTATCTAGAAATGTTTTTAACTTTACGAAAAAAATCTGATCAGGCTAAATTTAAAGAAATTCAAAATTTTTATTTAAAAAAGATTATGCCTCAATTTGAAAAGATAAAAACAGAAACTAGAGATCTATTACTTGTTAATCAGAATCATATGAAGACGGCTCAGGAGAGGGCTAATGATAATGCTATTAAAGCTGTTTATTCAACAGTCATTTTTTCATTAATTGCTATTGTTTTAGCAATTGCTTTTGGGATTTATATTGCTAATTTAATCATAAAGCCCATTAAAGGATTAACAGCAACAGTAAAAGAAATAGCAGCGGGAAATTTAGATCATGAAATTAAAGTAGATACTAAAGATGAGATTGGACAATTAGCCCATGAATTTAATAGCATGACTAAACGGCTAAAAGAGTTTGAGGAGATGAATGTAGGTAAAGTAATTGAAGAAAAAAATAAATCAGAAGCGATTGTTAAAAGTATTTCTAATCCATTATTAGTAACTGATGAAGAGAATAAAGTTCAATTAATAAATCCTAAAGCAGAAAAATTATTTGATTTAAATGAAGATAATGTAATGGATACTCACTTTTTAGAATCAATTGAAGAAGATAAAATTTTTGATTTAATTACTGAAACATTAGATTCAGGAGAAGAACAAATTGGTAAAAATAATGAAGTTATAAAATTTAATCTCGATAGTAATGAGCGTTACTTTAGAATTAATACTACTCCGGTTAATGATAGAGCAGGAAATATCAATTTAATAGTAACTTTATTAGAAGACATTACTCATCTTAAAGAAGTAGACCAGATGAAGTCTGAATTTGTATCTATGGTGTCACATGAATTTAGGACCCCTTTAACTTCAATGAATATGGGTATTAATATGTTATTAGAGGAAAATATAGGTGAGGTGAATGAAGAACAAAAAGAGTTATTGGAAGTAGCCCGAGAAGATTGTGAACACTTAAATAATTTGGTAGATGATCTATTAGATCTTTCTAAGATAGAATCAGGAGAAATAGATTTAGAATTTAATGTAGTTGAGGTAAAACGAATATTTGAAGCTTCTAGTCAGCCATTTATTACCCAGGCCGAAGAACAAGGAGTAGATTTAATAACAGCAGATACTAATAATTTAAAAGTTTATGCCGATTTTAACAAGATTACTTGGGTAATTACTAACTTAATTGGTAATGCCTTGCGCTATACAGAAAAAGGAGACAGAATAAAACTTTCGGCTGATAAAAAAGGACATAAAGTGCATATTTCAGTTTCTGATACAGGGGCTGGAATACCCAAGGAATATCGCCATAAGATATTTGACAAGTTTGTGCGAGTAGGTGATGATAGAGATGAAGAAACCGGGACTGGATTAGGATTGGCTATTTCCAAAGAAATTATTGAAGCCCACGGAGGTAGAATCTGGGTTGAAAGTGAGGTAGGTAAAGGAAGTACTTTCACTTTTACTCTTAAATTACCGAGATAA
- a CDS encoding response regulator: MSKILVVEDNKNIITVLRMCLKNAGYEVKTVNNGVEAVETAFEWKPDLILLDIKIPKMNGFLVCETLKDEESTKNTPILMLSAKAEEEDIKKAYNLGAEDYITKPIEPKKLLAKIDEYL, from the coding sequence GTGAGTAAAATATTAGTAGTTGAAGATAATAAAAATATTATTACTGTTTTACGAATGTGTTTAAAGAATGCTGGTTATGAAGTCAAAACTGTTAATAATGGAGTTGAGGCAGTAGAAACTGCTTTTGAGTGGAAACCAGATTTAATCTTATTGGATATCAAAATTCCAAAGATGAATGGTTTTTTAGTCTGTGAAACCTTGAAAGATGAAGAATCTACAAAAAATACTCCTATTTTGATGTTAAGTGCTAAAGCTGAAGAGGAAGATATCAAAAAAGCTTATAATTTAGGAGCTGAAGATTATATTACAAAGCCTATTGAGCCTAAAAAATTATTGGCTAAAATTGATGAATATTTATAA
- a CDS encoding response regulator encodes MTKERILVVDDEKNIRKTLEQCLQTDYEVVTAVNGEDGLDKFSEDEFAVVLLDMKLPGIDGIKVLEKIKKQDNEANVIMITGFGSVKTAVQTMKLGAIDYLRKPFTPDEIREIVQEVIDRDKMEVVEEELDSYEDYFRYAKSCINNRKFEKGRKYLQKAVSLDTSKPEAFNLLGVIFEMQDDLKEAQKKYRAALALDPSYKPAQENLDRTTQFEYQKSDINLGELDNENDEIEEE; translated from the coding sequence ATGACTAAAGAGAGAATCTTAGTAGTTGATGATGAGAAGAATATTAGAAAGACTTTAGAACAGTGCTTACAAACAGATTATGAGGTAGTAACTGCTGTGAATGGTGAGGATGGATTAGATAAGTTTAGTGAGGATGAATTTGCCGTTGTATTATTGGATATGAAATTGCCCGGCATAGATGGAATCAAAGTATTAGAAAAGATTAAAAAGCAGGATAATGAAGCTAATGTAATAATGATTACCGGTTTTGGTTCTGTCAAGACTGCAGTTCAGACAATGAAGTTAGGAGCGATAGATTACTTAAGAAAACCATTTACACCTGATGAGATTAGAGAAATTGTTCAGGAAGTAATTGACCGAGATAAGATGGAAGTTGTTGAGGAAGAATTAGATAGTTATGAAGATTATTTTCGGTATGCTAAATCCTGCATTAATAATCGTAAATTTGAGAAAGGACGAAAATATTTACAGAAAGCAGTAAGCTTAGATACTTCTAAACCAGAAGCCTTTAATTTATTGGGAGTAATCTTTGAGATGCAAGATGACTTAAAGGAAGCTCAGAAAAAATATCGAGCAGCATTAGCTTTAGATCCATCTTATAAGCCTGCTCAAGAAAATTTGGATAGAACTACCCAATTTGAATATCAAAAAAGTGATATTAACTTAGGGGAATTAGATAATGAGAATGATGAAATAGAGGAGGAGTAG
- a CDS encoding potassium channel family protein yields the protein MYILVIGCGRTGSSIANLLSKEGKNVVVVDRDGEAFDRLSAEFTGFTIVGDATEIEVLKEAKLDKTDVAVITTNDDNVNAMIAQIASKLYNISKVFVRVIDPSKEVIYENTNIIQMNPTNLLVSEFKDRIIS from the coding sequence ATGTATATTTTAGTAATTGGCTGTGGAAGAACCGGTTCTTCCATAGCTAATTTGCTTTCTAAAGAGGGAAAAAATGTAGTTGTAGTGGATAGAGATGGTGAGGCTTTTGATAGATTATCAGCTGAGTTTACTGGTTTTACTATTGTAGGCGATGCAACCGAAATTGAAGTCTTAAAAGAGGCTAAACTAGATAAAACAGATGTTGCTGTAATTACTACTAATGATGACAATGTAAATGCAATGATAGCTCAGATAGCTAGTAAATTATATAATATTTCTAAAGTATTTGTTAGAGTAATAGACCCTAGCAAAGAAGTTATTTATGAAAATACGAATATAATTCAAATGAATCCGACTAATCTATTGGTAAGTGAATTTAAAGATAGAATTATTAGTTGA
- a CDS encoding potassium channel family protein yields MRIIIVGGGKVVYHLAKNFTAKGYEVVIINKDKDYCKMLDRKTNSLAICGDGSQPEYLIQAEARKADAILALTDNDPDNLFICQLAQKEFGISQTFAVVNNPDNEEIFKSLGVETIFNTTKLISLLIEQRVEVSDVNNLLSIEEGRISISQVVLRPTSPVLGKTVRELDLPHDIVFGCVIRNENVLIPHGDTKLLEGDKVLIITLPEKQGEAFSVLSGE; encoded by the coding sequence ATGAGAATTATTATAGTTGGAGGAGGAAAGGTTGTTTATCATTTAGCTAAAAATTTTACAGCTAAAGGTTATGAAGTAGTTATTATAAATAAAGATAAGGATTACTGTAAGATGTTAGATCGTAAAACTAATAGCTTAGCAATTTGCGGTGATGGTTCTCAACCTGAATATTTAATTCAAGCAGAAGCAAGGAAAGCAGATGCTATTTTAGCTTTGACCGATAATGATCCAGATAATCTATTTATTTGTCAGTTAGCTCAGAAAGAATTTGGAATTTCTCAAACCTTTGCTGTAGTTAATAATCCTGATAATGAAGAGATATTTAAGAGTTTAGGAGTAGAAACGATCTTTAATACAACAAAATTAATTTCTTTATTGATTGAACAGCGAGTAGAAGTATCTGATGTAAATAATTTATTATCCATTGAAGAGGGAAGAATTAGTATTTCTCAAGTTGTTTTAAGACCTACTTCTCCTGTGTTAGGAAAGACAGTAAGAGAATTAGATTTACCGCATGATATTGTATTTGGTTGTGTAATTAGAAATGAAAATGTATTAATTCCTCATGGTGATACTAAGTTATTGGAAGGGGATAAAGTTTTAATTATTACTCTACCTGAAAAACAAGGGGAAGCATTTTCAGTTCTTTCGGGAGAATAG